From a region of the Chloroflexota bacterium genome:
- a CDS encoding nuclear transport factor 2 family protein gives MHHSSTNDDIAAIQQAALDYLESQHNLDPAQMQRSIHPRMVKRTFWTHRGTGKQYLREASAEEMILLAESYNRDGDKFPATPRKTVEILDVQSSVASVKLTADDWIDYMHLVKINDQWTVVNVLWAYHDQELHR, from the coding sequence ATGCACCACAGCTCAACCAATGACGATATCGCAGCGATTCAGCAAGCAGCCTTAGATTATCTGGAATCTCAGCACAACCTCGATCCTGCGCAAATGCAGCGCAGCATTCATCCACGCATGGTCAAACGCACATTCTGGACGCATCGGGGCACTGGCAAACAATATTTGCGTGAAGCGAGCGCCGAGGAAATGATTTTGCTGGCTGAAAGTTATAATCGAGACGGCGATAAATTTCCCGCAACGCCGCGCAAAACGGTTGAAATTTTAGATGTTCAATCGAGCGTTGCCAGCGTGAAACTTACCGCTGACGATTGGATCGATTATATGCATCTGGTTAAAATCAACGATCAATGGACAGTGGTTAATGTGCTGTGGGCCTATCATGATCAGGAACTGCATCGCTAA
- a CDS encoding sigma-70 family RNA polymerase sigma factor has protein sequence MQDHEAIARLKQGDIAGLAPLVHHYQYQAVRAAILVVRDRAAAEDIVQSAFLRVVQRIQQFDSQRAFGPWFMKIVLNDALKDAQRRERQRSLDQSNAAGLALFEELMSNEPQPEALLEQDALRESVMQALNQLTPLQRAAIVQRYYLGMSEAEMADDAATSAGAIKQRLFGARERLRRLLAPIINESV, from the coding sequence ATGCAGGATCACGAAGCTATAGCTCGACTCAAACAAGGTGATATCGCTGGGCTAGCCCCCCTTGTTCACCACTATCAATATCAGGCTGTCCGCGCAGCAATCTTGGTTGTCCGCGATCGGGCTGCTGCCGAAGATATTGTTCAATCGGCTTTTCTGCGGGTGGTGCAGCGCATCCAACAATTTGATAGCCAACGCGCCTTCGGCCCGTGGTTTATGAAAATTGTGTTGAACGATGCACTCAAAGATGCCCAACGCCGTGAACGCCAACGCTCACTTGATCAATCAAACGCTGCTGGCTTGGCGTTGTTCGAAGAATTAATGAGCAACGAACCCCAACCAGAGGCCTTGCTGGAGCAAGATGCACTGCGTGAAAGCGTCATGCAAGCCTTGAACCAACTAACACCGTTGCAACGGGCAGCGATTGTGCAACGCTATTACCTTGGAATGAGCGAGGCCGAGATGGCCGATGATGCCGCCACCAGCGCAGGCGCAATCAAACAACGCTTGTTCGGCGCTCGCGAACGTTTACGTCGGCTCTTAGCCCCAATTATTAATGAATCTGTGTAG
- a CDS encoding helix-turn-helix domain-containing protein: MSLVSLPVNRALRSLIRSIVLHQAHGAEAPAYPVLPTPFPVAGIQYQGRLGVHQQLTNTFKHLNRLGLTGLQSTIRQFQPDQLTQTILLVFQPYGVFASFKHPMADLHDQHVPLHEFIAASQLEYLIEQIDTLALQAADLTSVAELISQFVHDQLLPQACSPHASLINAVNILLASKGTYPISQLAREVNLSRRQLERLFNQQIGLQPKAYASLVQFDQALRSLAQRDSWASLALDSGYADQAHFIRQFSARVGQSPTAYAATIKDVAFLQSLLLAEN, encoded by the coding sequence ATGAGTTTGGTTAGCCTGCCAGTCAATCGTGCGTTACGCTCATTGATTCGTTCGATCGTATTGCACCAAGCGCATGGAGCCGAAGCCCCAGCCTATCCAGTCTTGCCAACGCCATTTCCGGTGGCAGGAATCCAGTATCAAGGGCGTTTGGGCGTACATCAGCAGCTAACAAATACCTTTAAACATTTAAATCGCCTAGGCTTGACGGGATTACAATCGACGATTCGTCAATTTCAGCCCGACCAACTAACCCAAACAATCTTGCTGGTTTTTCAACCGTATGGCGTATTTGCCAGTTTCAAGCATCCAATGGCTGATTTGCACGATCAGCATGTGCCATTGCACGAATTTATAGCAGCGAGCCAGCTCGAATATCTGATTGAACAAATCGACACGCTAGCCTTACAAGCGGCTGATTTAACCAGCGTTGCCGAACTAATCAGTCAATTTGTGCATGATCAACTGTTGCCACAAGCCTGCTCGCCCCACGCGAGCCTAATCAATGCAGTAAATATTCTGCTTGCATCCAAGGGCACATATCCGATTAGCCAACTTGCGCGTGAGGTCAACCTCAGTCGGCGACAACTAGAACGGCTATTCAATCAGCAAATTGGCTTGCAACCGAAGGCCTATGCCAGCTTAGTGCAATTTGATCAGGCGCTGCGATCATTGGCCCAACGTGATTCTTGGGCTAGCCTTGCCCTTGATTCGGGCTATGCAGATCAGGCCCATTTTATTCGCCAATTTTCTGCACGCGTCGGCCAATCGCCAACAGCCTATGCGGCCACGATTAAGGATGTCGCATTTCTTCAATCATTGCTGCTGGCCGAGAACTAA
- a CDS encoding DUF1398 domain-containing protein, with the protein MSTFDQTLLQACAESTLNGTLPFPEVIQRLSPTVEQYHVDLIRLEMTYYGHQGQSFVYRLNLNKLPAIASQLDLVSFQTALKASQRGEISYPTFLQQSMAAGVSSYIVFLSGRLAIYVGRNGAYAVEPFPAQP; encoded by the coding sequence ATGTCAACGTTCGATCAAACACTGCTGCAAGCTTGTGCCGAGAGCACCCTCAACGGAACCTTACCCTTTCCCGAGGTGATTCAGCGGCTAAGCCCAACTGTCGAGCAATATCATGTTGATCTGATTCGGCTTGAAATGACCTACTATGGTCATCAAGGCCAAAGCTTCGTCTACCGATTAAACCTAAACAAGCTGCCAGCAATTGCGAGTCAACTGGATTTAGTCTCCTTTCAAACAGCCCTCAAGGCCTCGCAACGCGGTGAAATCAGCTATCCCACATTTTTGCAGCAAAGCATGGCCGCAGGAGTCAGCAGCTATATCGTCTTTCTTAGTGGGCGTTTGGCGATCTATGTTGGCCGCAACGGAGCCTATGCAGTCGAGCCATTTCCAGCACAACCATAA
- a CDS encoding GNAT family N-acetyltransferase, giving the protein MADDLLILETERLILRKLTPDDLEALFRLYRDSIIREHFPEGVLSREETQAELDWIIKVYYAKYGYGLWATIYKPTGAFIGRCGLLPWVIDERQEVEVAYLLDQAYWGQGLATEAAQAIVGYGFDQLQFERLICLPIPENAASIRVAEKMGMHLERELVLDGSPALLYSIAKR; this is encoded by the coding sequence ATGGCCGATGACCTGCTGATTCTGGAAACTGAGCGCTTGATATTGCGCAAATTAACCCCTGATGATCTTGAGGCCTTATTCCGACTGTATCGTGATTCGATCATTCGTGAGCACTTCCCTGAGGGTGTGTTAAGCCGTGAAGAAACTCAAGCCGAGCTTGATTGGATTATCAAGGTTTATTACGCTAAATATGGCTATGGCTTGTGGGCAACGATTTATAAACCAACTGGGGCATTCATTGGGCGCTGTGGTTTACTTCCATGGGTGATCGACGAGCGCCAAGAAGTTGAAGTAGCCTATTTGCTCGATCAAGCCTATTGGGGTCAGGGTTTGGCAACCGAGGCGGCCCAAGCAATTGTTGGCTATGGGTTTGATCAGCTTCAATTTGAGCGTTTGATTTGCCTACCAATTCCCGAAAATGCTGCTTCGATTCGGGTAGCTGAAAAAATGGGCATGCACTTGGAGCGCGAGTTGGTGCTCGATGGCTCACCCGCGCTGTTATATTCAATTGCCAAACGCTAG
- a CDS encoding DUF4268 domain-containing protein, whose translation MNQLGRLKRVPIHDAWRQAASHFTHWLTQAENIAQLNTATNLELRFEALNKGTGNLRQSLVCYDQRTETKVLIENQLAGSDHAHLGQLLTTASTVKATILIWIAEHFTPEHRATIEWLNQQTLPHLLFFAIELELWQIDDSPFAPHFKLICKPADWELAITNEPVPAAPSAPASPSKNIYLGYWMRFNAMLRERNSHLGAKKPHSEPSTSFALGRADCILQAVLNQRDNWIGVAVMLSGISAKLRFRWLRQQRVAIEQQLGVGLEWRENPLTKEYQIWLIRRNANLHDHQHWADHHVWMIDTLERFYRVFTPLLKQLYIRNEPEHH comes from the coding sequence ATGAATCAGCTTGGTCGGCTTAAACGGGTTCCCATTCATGATGCTTGGCGGCAGGCAGCCAGCCATTTTACCCACTGGCTCACCCAAGCCGAAAATATCGCTCAGCTCAACACTGCCACCAACCTCGAATTACGCTTCGAAGCACTCAACAAAGGCACTGGCAATTTACGCCAAAGCCTGGTGTGCTACGATCAACGCACCGAAACTAAAGTCTTGATCGAAAATCAACTAGCTGGCAGCGATCATGCCCATCTTGGGCAATTGCTCACCACCGCTAGCACGGTCAAGGCGACGATTTTAATTTGGATTGCTGAGCATTTTACGCCTGAGCATCGCGCTACGATCGAATGGCTCAACCAACAAACGCTGCCCCATTTATTGTTTTTTGCAATCGAATTGGAATTATGGCAAATTGATGATTCGCCATTTGCCCCGCACTTCAAGCTGATTTGCAAGCCAGCCGATTGGGAACTGGCAATCACCAATGAGCCAGTTCCAGCAGCACCGTCTGCTCCAGCCAGCCCCAGCAAAAATATCTATTTAGGCTATTGGATGCGCTTTAATGCCATGTTACGTGAGCGTAATAGCCATCTTGGGGCCAAAAAACCGCATTCCGAGCCAAGCACCAGCTTTGCGCTTGGCCGCGCCGATTGCATCTTACAAGCAGTCTTGAATCAACGTGATAATTGGATTGGCGTGGCGGTAATGCTCAGTGGTATTTCAGCCAAATTACGTTTTCGTTGGTTACGTCAACAACGGGTAGCAATTGAGCAACAATTAGGGGTTGGGCTTGAATGGCGCGAAAATCCTTTGACCAAAGAATATCAAATTTGGCTGATTCGGCGCAACGCCAATTTGCACGATCATCAGCACTGGGCCGACCATCACGTTTGGATGATCGACACCCTTGAACGTTTTTACCGTGTGTTTACGCCGCTACTCAAGCAACTTTACATTCGCAACGAGCCTGAGCATCATTGA
- a CDS encoding STAS domain-containing protein → MRARVRQRVTWIILLAALLPLLAVWAIALTISYRAQQRSAQNQQVALTNLAAEDYRRFVLNSMDELRGAAETIGNNGNPSQLSDLQLGSQVLFGSSFSEVGVYSLNGERIAVAARLRGVRMPESLAGSPLLQMVQNRQVAIENPAPLQAISLPLAPSEVPRFRMALPILGNANAQLILVADISMDRIWETTSRIESAAQMRVLVVNQQGQLISAANTQALIENQDLSSLPLLQTGNAIETYRSPFGEEVLGVRTSLDPTDWILIVERPLEVIYSNVQTLAISLLIVIGIALPIVAAIGWYVGRRLALPVQKLYASVTRFTDDPNAYTPVHLNTRDELASLGEAFNTMVVGLNASQTRLSKMNEELETLVVTRTGELNQALAEVQAQNVEQERLLETVRRLSMPTIPITKHILVMPLVGEFSANRAGDINATLLKSIEQQQAKVVIMDITGVPVVDQSVARALISASHAAQLLGARVILAGIRPDMAETLVNLHLDLSVIDTAATLAQAFNRGTEYLQKRRR, encoded by the coding sequence ATGCGGGCACGGGTTCGCCAACGAGTTACCTGGATTATCTTGCTTGCGGCGTTGTTGCCGTTATTAGCGGTGTGGGCAATTGCCTTGACGATTAGTTATCGAGCGCAGCAGCGTTCGGCGCAAAATCAACAGGTGGCGCTCACTAACCTCGCAGCTGAAGATTATCGACGCTTTGTGCTCAATAGTATGGACGAGTTGCGCGGCGCTGCTGAAACAATTGGGAATAATGGTAATCCCAGTCAGTTGAGCGATTTGCAGTTGGGTTCGCAAGTGCTATTTGGCTCAAGTTTTTCTGAAGTTGGGGTGTATAGCCTGAATGGCGAACGAATCGCCGTGGCGGCACGCTTGCGCGGCGTGCGCATGCCCGAGTCGTTGGCAGGTTCACCATTATTGCAAATGGTGCAAAATCGCCAAGTTGCAATTGAAAACCCTGCGCCCTTGCAAGCCATCTCTTTGCCACTTGCCCCTAGCGAGGTGCCACGCTTTCGTATGGCATTGCCAATTTTAGGCAATGCCAACGCCCAATTAATTCTGGTCGCCGATATCAGCATGGATCGGATTTGGGAAACGACCTCGCGGATCGAATCAGCCGCCCAAATGCGGGTGTTGGTGGTTAATCAACAAGGCCAATTAATTAGCGCCGCCAATACCCAAGCGCTCATCGAGAATCAAGATTTATCCAGCTTACCCTTGCTGCAAACTGGCAATGCGATTGAAACCTATCGTAGCCCATTTGGCGAAGAAGTTTTGGGTGTGCGTACCTCACTTGATCCTACCGATTGGATTTTGATCGTCGAACGACCACTTGAGGTTATTTATAGTAATGTTCAAACCTTGGCAATTAGTTTGTTGATTGTGATTGGGATTGCCTTGCCGATTGTGGCGGCGATTGGTTGGTATGTTGGGCGACGATTGGCCTTGCCCGTACAAAAATTATATGCAAGCGTCACCCGTTTTACCGATGATCCCAATGCCTATACTCCGGTGCACCTCAACACCCGCGACGAATTGGCTAGCCTTGGCGAGGCCTTCAATACGATGGTAGTTGGCCTCAATGCCTCGCAAACACGGCTTTCTAAAATGAATGAAGAGCTTGAAACGCTGGTTGTGACCAGAACTGGCGAATTGAATCAGGCGTTGGCTGAGGTGCAAGCCCAAAATGTTGAGCAAGAACGTTTGCTCGAAACTGTGCGCCGCCTGAGCATGCCGACCATCCCAATTACTAAACATATCCTAGTGATGCCGTTGGTTGGTGAATTTAGCGCTAATCGGGCTGGCGATATTAATGCAACGCTGCTCAAATCGATCGAACAACAACAAGCTAAAGTTGTAATTATGGATATTACCGGCGTCCCGGTTGTCGATCAATCGGTGGCGCGAGCCTTGATCAGTGCTTCGCATGCGGCGCAATTGCTAGGAGCGCGGGTGATTTTGGCAGGGATTCGCCCCGATATGGCTGAAACTTTGGTTAATTTGCATTTGGATCTGTCGGTGATTGATACGGCGGCAACCTTGGCCCAAGCCTTTAACCGTGGTACTGAGTATTTGCAAAAGCGTCGGCGCTAA
- a CDS encoding ABC transporter substrate-binding protein, with protein sequence MLRRAALGMFVVIGLALVSACGGASQPQVETIKIGFFGPMSGNSASDGTHSMYAAKLAIDQANANQTVPGKTFELVTYDDQLDPNQAITVAQKLVTEDKVRAVIGGSYSSTTRAAAPVFQQAGIPMLAAYATHPEVTKTGSMIFRVIYVSTVQGQALAIYATTKLNYRNFHVLNINNDYGRSITEAFTKTAQANQSTIVSTSEYASDVTDFSSQIATIKAKPADALILIGYYAQSADIIKQVRQAGITLPIIGSDGLDSPSLVELGGSDVEGVILATDFSRNDPRSIVQNFIREYRNAHGIDPDVVASSTYDATNLLIDAFKRSPDTSSSAIRDTLAATQTYEGVTGAIVFTPEREVNKTVLFVKIERGTFTFLDKLDPSQLP encoded by the coding sequence ATGCTAAGACGAGCCGCATTGGGGATGTTTGTAGTCATCGGTTTGGCCTTGGTTAGTGCTTGTGGGGGTGCTTCTCAACCGCAAGTCGAGACGATCAAAATCGGCTTTTTTGGCCCAATGAGCGGCAACAGTGCCAGCGATGGCACGCACTCGATGTATGCTGCGAAATTGGCAATTGATCAAGCAAACGCCAACCAAACTGTGCCCGGCAAAACCTTCGAGTTGGTGACCTATGATGATCAACTTGATCCCAATCAAGCAATTACGGTTGCCCAAAAACTCGTCACTGAAGATAAAGTTCGGGCCGTGATTGGCGGCTCCTACAGCAGCACCACCCGCGCAGCCGCCCCAGTCTTCCAACAGGCTGGCATCCCCATGTTAGCGGCTTATGCCACTCACCCCGAAGTTACCAAAACTGGCTCGATGATCTTTCGGGTGATCTATGTTTCGACCGTGCAGGGCCAAGCTTTAGCGATTTATGCCACGACCAAACTCAATTATCGTAATTTCCATGTGCTGAATATCAATAATGATTATGGGCGAAGCATCACCGAAGCCTTTACCAAAACCGCCCAAGCCAATCAATCGACGATCGTCAGCACCAGCGAATACGCCAGCGATGTTACTGATTTTAGCAGCCAGATTGCCACTATTAAGGCTAAACCAGCCGATGCCTTGATTTTGATTGGGTATTATGCCCAAAGTGCTGATATCATTAAACAAGTTCGTCAGGCAGGCATTACCTTGCCAATCATTGGCTCCGATGGCTTAGATTCGCCGTCATTGGTCGAGCTTGGTGGCAGCGATGTTGAAGGCGTGATTTTGGCAACCGATTTTTCGCGCAATGACCCACGATCAATTGTGCAGAATTTTATTCGCGAATATCGTAATGCCCACGGGATTGATCCCGACGTGGTAGCTTCATCAACCTATGATGCCACCAATTTGTTGATCGATGCCTTCAAACGTAGCCCAGACACCAGCTCAAGTGCGATTCGCGATACCTTGGCTGCGACCCAAACCTATGAAGGAGTAACAGGCGCAATTGTCTTTACGCCTGAACGTGAAGTCAATAAAACCGTGCTGTTCGTCAAAATTGAACGAGGAACCTTTACCTTTTTGGATAAACTTGATCCCAGTCAATTGCCCTAA
- a CDS encoding tryptophan 2,3-dioxygenase, translated as MSQALTYASYLNIDELLALQTPRSHGPEHDELLFIVIHQVYELWFKQILHELDYLGDLLRANDTGRANQSIRRILTILKTIVAQVDVMETMTPLQFNAFRGSLESASGFQSLQFREIEFVLGYKRPAILQHFAALPSHERLEQRYQEPSLWDSFLHYLQLNGYAIPSEQIERDVTQPLVASPAIQAILITVYRQNPLVSNLCERLIDLDEGFQEWRYRHVKMVERTIGMKQGTGGSSGAAYLASTIKPFFPDLWAIRADL; from the coding sequence ATGTCTCAGGCCTTAACCTATGCTAGTTATTTAAATATTGATGAACTTTTAGCCTTGCAAACGCCACGCAGCCATGGCCCCGAACACGACGAATTATTGTTCATCGTGATTCATCAAGTGTATGAGTTGTGGTTTAAGCAAATTTTGCACGAACTCGATTATTTAGGCGATCTCTTACGCGCCAACGATACAGGCCGCGCCAACCAAAGCATCCGCCGCATTTTAACGATTCTGAAAACCATCGTGGCCCAAGTCGATGTGATGGAAACCATGACTCCCCTGCAATTCAATGCCTTTCGCGGCTCGCTCGAATCGGCCAGTGGCTTTCAATCGCTGCAATTTCGCGAAATTGAATTTGTACTCGGCTACAAACGCCCAGCAATTTTGCAACACTTCGCCGCATTGCCAAGCCATGAACGACTCGAACAACGCTACCAAGAACCAAGTCTGTGGGATAGCTTTTTACACTATCTACAGCTGAATGGCTATGCGATTCCCAGCGAGCAAATTGAGCGTGATGTAACCCAGCCGCTCGTAGCATCACCAGCAATTCAGGCAATTTTGATCACGGTGTATCGCCAAAATCCCTTGGTTAGCAACCTCTGCGAGCGCCTGATCGATCTCGACGAGGGTTTTCAAGAGTGGCGTTATCGTCATGTTAAAATGGTTGAACGCACAATTGGCATGAAGCAAGGCACTGGTGGTTCAAGCGGCGCGGCCTATCTTGCCAGCACAATCAAGCCATTCTTTCCCGATTTGTGGGCGATTCGCGCCGATTTATAG
- a CDS encoding right-handed parallel beta-helix repeat-containing protein, with the protein MKAIVIALFLGLLVMHVGVAAPQSAVVAGELRADATFAHIGVSWAISGDTNRNSTLTLEYRLVGSSTWRNAAPAMRANPSTIVEGDALNRNYHAASAMWLTAGEEYELRVTLTDPDGGGTSRTITKRTRSLTDFGPTVRTRFVVPGNGGGDGSFANPYQGIQTAVNNAQPGDTFTLAAGTYQPFQILINGTQAQPIRINGPLNRKAIIDGANTTRGVVTLGESNQTLGFVILENLTIQNGAWGIDAQHTHDILISRNLIRDVGFGIYNRRQTHQEYNQTVIDNVITGRTTWPGTGIPSERGLDLRGTGNVVAYNSVMNFGDCISVQPWNAQSSYGQDIYHNEAAFCVDDGIEIDYNQANTRVWNNRVINARTGVSIQPIYGGPAYLFRNNFFNIAGAPFKLHNQPTGLFIAHNSSARIGNALSDDGQQWRNTIIRNNLMLGTRYAFEFMTVADEGFRDVDYNGWGTNHASDSPSAPDFKWNNVRYLRLSNLQAIGVETHGVTVSFDDVYNASLPASVDVASPIGESDLRLQSSSVAINKGAVIANLNDPFVTDGQPDLGAFELGQALPHYGPRIDYQIPSNIRVYVPLARR; encoded by the coding sequence TTGAAAGCAATTGTTATAGCTCTTTTTCTCGGTTTGTTAGTAATGCACGTTGGGGTGGCCGCACCGCAAAGCGCGGTCGTGGCAGGCGAGTTACGTGCCGACGCAACCTTTGCCCACATTGGAGTTTCGTGGGCGATTAGTGGCGATACCAATCGCAATAGCACACTAACCTTGGAATATCGTTTGGTTGGTAGCTCAACTTGGCGCAATGCAGCTCCGGCCATGCGAGCCAATCCTAGCACGATTGTTGAAGGCGATGCGCTTAATCGTAATTATCATGCAGCCAGTGCCATGTGGCTTACTGCTGGTGAGGAGTATGAATTACGAGTTACCCTAACCGATCCCGATGGTGGAGGCACGAGCCGCACAATTACCAAGCGTACCCGTAGCCTGACAGATTTTGGGCCAACTGTGCGCACGCGTTTTGTAGTTCCAGGCAATGGTGGCGGCGATGGCTCGTTCGCCAATCCATATCAAGGTATTCAAACCGCAGTTAATAATGCTCAGCCAGGCGATACCTTCACCTTGGCAGCAGGCACTTATCAACCCTTCCAAATTTTGATTAACGGAACTCAAGCCCAACCGATTCGGATCAACGGGCCGCTCAATCGCAAGGCGATTATTGATGGAGCCAATACCACGCGTGGCGTTGTAACCCTTGGCGAAAGCAACCAGACCCTTGGTTTTGTAATTTTAGAGAACTTGACGATTCAAAATGGCGCTTGGGGCATCGATGCCCAACATACTCACGACATTCTGATTAGCCGTAACCTGATTCGTGATGTTGGCTTTGGCATCTACAATCGTCGCCAAACCCATCAAGAATACAACCAAACCGTGATTGATAATGTGATTACTGGCCGCACGACGTGGCCAGGCACGGGCATTCCCAGCGAGCGCGGCCTCGATTTGCGCGGCACTGGTAATGTTGTGGCCTATAACAGTGTGATGAATTTTGGTGATTGTATCTCGGTGCAGCCGTGGAATGCCCAAAGCAGCTATGGCCAAGATATTTATCATAATGAAGCAGCATTTTGCGTTGATGATGGCATTGAGATCGATTACAACCAAGCCAATACGCGGGTATGGAATAATCGCGTGATCAACGCTCGCACTGGAGTCAGTATTCAGCCAATTTATGGTGGGCCAGCCTATCTATTTCGCAATAACTTTTTTAACATTGCTGGCGCACCCTTCAAATTGCACAATCAACCAACTGGCTTGTTTATTGCCCACAATAGCTCAGCACGGATCGGCAACGCGCTGAGTGATGATGGTCAGCAGTGGCGCAATACAATTATTCGCAATAATCTTATGTTGGGTACACGCTATGCCTTTGAATTTATGACAGTTGCCGATGAAGGCTTTCGCGATGTCGATTACAACGGCTGGGGAACCAATCACGCCAGCGATTCGCCCTCGGCTCCCGATTTTAAGTGGAATAATGTGCGCTATTTGCGGCTGAGCAATTTACAGGCAATCGGCGTTGAAACCCATGGTGTAACCGTGAGTTTCGATGATGTCTATAATGCCAGCCTGCCAGCCTCGGTTGATGTGGCCTCGCCGATTGGCGAATCCGATTTACGTTTGCAAAGCAGCTCAGTGGCGATTAACAAAGGCGCAGTGATTGCCAACCTCAATGATCCATTTGTGACCGATGGTCAGCCCGATTTAGGGGCGTTTGAATTGGGTCAGGCGCTGCCGCACTATGGCCCACGCATCGATTATCAAATTCCGAGCAATATTCGGGTTTATGTACCATTAGCTCGACGTTAA
- a CDS encoding chitinase gives MAGRQYYTGNIVRYNGSFYVAEHDNPGYDPTISTWFWEPTTCGGTNPPPPTPTPPPSTCNYTDWVAGRQYYTGNIVRYNGSFYVAEHDNPGYDPTISTWFWEPTTCGGTNPPPPTGFSSIVSKAQFDQMFPNRNPFYTYEGLVQAAAFYPAFAGTGSTETRKREAAAALANFAHETGNFVHVTEIAQGEYCQNSAQWPCAPGKRYFGRGPIQLSWNYNYGLAGQALGLNLLNDPDMVSRDPAVAWKTALWYWMTQRGPGSMTPHDAMVNGNGFGETIRSINGSLECNGGNPGQVQSRVSSYQTITNILGVSPGNNLYC, from the coding sequence GTGGCTGGCCGTCAATATTACACGGGCAACATTGTACGCTACAACGGCAGTTTCTATGTGGCCGAGCACGATAACCCAGGCTACGACCCAACCATCAGCACCTGGTTTTGGGAGCCAACCACCTGTGGCGGAACCAACCCACCACCACCAACCCCAACTCCACCACCAAGCACCTGTAACTACACGGATTGGGTGGCAGGTCGTCAATATTACACGGGCAATATTGTGCGCTACAACGGCAGTTTCTATGTGGCCGAGCACGATAATCCAGGCTATGACCCAACCATCAGCACCTGGTTTTGGGAGCCAACCACCTGTGGCGGAACCAACCCACCACCACCAACGGGCTTTAGTTCAATCGTTAGCAAAGCCCAATTTGATCAAATGTTCCCCAATCGCAATCCCTTCTACACCTATGAAGGTCTAGTACAGGCCGCAGCTTTCTACCCAGCTTTTGCGGGCACTGGCTCGACCGAAACTCGCAAGCGCGAAGCCGCCGCTGCTCTGGCCAACTTTGCCCACGAAACTGGCAACTTTGTCCATGTGACTGAAATTGCCCAAGGCGAATATTGCCAAAATAGTGCTCAATGGCCTTGTGCCCCTGGCAAACGCTACTTTGGCCGTGGCCCAATTCAGTTGAGTTGGAACTACAATTATGGGTTGGCCGGCCAAGCATTGGGTCTGAATTTGCTGAATGATCCTGATATGGTTTCGCGTGACCCCGCTGTGGCTTGGAAAACCGCCTTGTGGTATTGGATGACCCAACGCGGCCCAGGCTCGATGACCCCGCACGATGCCATGGTCAATGGCAATGGCTTCGGCGAAACCATCCGCAGCATCAACGGCTCATTGGAGTGCAACGGTGGTAATCCTGGCCAAGTTCAAAGCCGCGTCAGTTCGTATCAAACAATTACCAATATTCTTGGTGTAAGCCCAGGCAACAACCTTTACTGCTAG
- a CDS encoding DUF6438 domain-containing protein: protein MNMRRSFLLGSLLLGLIGCGSQAVSTVLPQPTVAPTQTQQIATELPQPTAAPTQIQQVPSDLEITIERTMCFGTCPVYTVAIDHTGKVRYEGKDFVKTVGLAESSISNEQLLSLINAFVNSKYWDYQDSYNPDGPQCEDSATDNPSAATSITMNGKTKSVSHYYGCRDFVGETELIALENLIDQTVNSQQWID from the coding sequence ATGAACATGCGACGAAGTTTCTTATTAGGTTCGCTATTGTTGGGATTAATCGGCTGCGGCAGCCAAGCAGTTAGCACGGTTTTACCCCAACCAACCGTTGCCCCGACTCAAACTCAGCAAATTGCCACAGAACTGCCTCAACCAACGGCTGCCCCAACCCAGATTCAGCAAGTGCCTAGCGATCTTGAAATAACAATCGAGCGAACAATGTGTTTTGGCACATGTCCAGTCTATACCGTAGCAATTGATCATACAGGCAAGGTTCGCTATGAGGGTAAAGATTTTGTAAAAACCGTTGGCCTTGCCGAATCGAGCATCAGCAACGAGCAATTGCTTTCCCTGATCAACGCCTTCGTGAATAGCAAGTATTGGGATTATCAAGATAGCTATAATCCTGATGGTCCTCAATGCGAGGATAGTGCCACCGATAACCCATCAGCTGCTACATCAATTACGATGAACGGCAAAACCAAATCGGTTTCACATTATTATGGATGTCGAGATTTTGTTGGCGAAACTGAGTTAATCGCGCTTGAAAACTTGATTGACCAAACTGTAAATAGCCAACAATGGATTGACTAA